Proteins from a genomic interval of Zonotrichia leucophrys gambelii isolate GWCS_2022_RI chromosome 5, RI_Zleu_2.0, whole genome shotgun sequence:
- the RNF141 gene encoding RING finger protein 141: protein MRTSLCKTEVKSFTMGQQISNHTQTVINKLPEKVAKHASLVQESGFLTYEEFLGRVAELNDITAKLASGQDKHLLFEVQPGSDSSAFWKVIVRIICTKINKTSGIVEASRILNLYQFTQLYKDITNQAAGVLAQSDTSEEAAESWRSLSSCQASLWMGRVKQLTDEEECCICMDGRADLILPCAHSFCQKCIDKWSDRHRNCPVCRRQVTGAGDSWVVSEAPTEDDIATYILNMVDEAGQPHRP, encoded by the exons ATGAGAACTTCTCTCTGCAAAACTGAGGTGAAGAGCTTCACCATGGGTCAACAGATTTCAAACCACACACAAACTGTAATTAACAAGTTGCCAGAAAAAGTAGCAAAGCATGCCTCTTTGGTTCAAGAAAGTGGTTTCCTAACCTATGAAGAGTTTCTGGGAAGAGTAGCTGAACTCAATGATAT TACTGCAAAATTGGCTTCTGGACAAGACAAACATCTGTTGTTTGAAGTGCAGCCTGGGTCTGACTCTTCTGCTTTCTGGAAGGTGATCGTTAGGATAATATGTACCAAA ATAAATAAAACAAGTGGCATCGTGGAAGCTTCCAGAATCTTGAACTTATATCAGTTCACTCAACTTTATAAAGACATCACCAATCAAGCAGCAGGAGTTCTTGCACAGAGTGATACTTCTGAAgaagctgctgagagctggaggTCTCTGTCTTCGTGTCAGGCCAGCTTGTGGATGGGAAG GGTTAAACAGCTGACAGATGAAGAGGAATGTTGCATCTGCATGGATGGGCGTGCTGATCTAATCCTGCCGTGTGCTCACAGTTTCTGCCAGAAATGCATTGATAAATG GAGTGACCGCCACAGAAACTGTCCCGTGTGCCGCCGGCAGGTGACTGGGGCAGGAGACTCCTGGGTGGTGTCAGAGGCCCCCACAGAAGATGACATTGCCACTTACATCCTTAACATGGTGGATGAGGCTGGGCAGCCCCACAGACCCTAA
- the LYVE1 gene encoding lymphatic vessel endothelial hyaluronic acid receptor 1: MANYLGVTSAVSFIWVMTFLAQNYFVTGSINSPCRIKGIGIYLDQKANFSEASHGCNQFNLELASKIQVEEALKHGFETCNFGWVKDEFAVIPRITSNQRCGQGKTGIVKWYASKDTKFHLYCFNSSDVRINSCQPDPTTPPLSTASSDVTASSASDLTENITAVSAEAVTEAGQFLRKRFRVVCVTETLSPTEAPTTTPVPEEPFSTDSPKLTPHLAFKNDAVVFGGIPTALLVLAIFFFIISVVLAVCYIKKYKKTLPFINKKQQKETVVTTTLKETKSNDQTPEKETQNNGNKVEDGKTKPEATVKCLEAEV; this comes from the exons ATGGCAAATTATCTTGGAGTTACATCAGCAGTGTCTTTCATCTGGGTTATGACATTCCTGGCTCAAAATTACTTTGTAACAG GTTCCATTAATTCACCTTGCAGGATCAAGGGTATAGGAATTTATCTTGATCAGAAAGCGAATTTCTCAGAAGCAAGTCATGGATGTAATCAATTCAACCTAGAGCTGGCCAGTAAAATACAAGTGGAAGAGGCTTTGAAACATGGCTTTGAAACATGCAA CTTTGGATGGGTGAAAGATGAATTTGCTGTTATTCCTCGGATAACATCCAACCAGAGATGTGGTCAGGGAAAAACTGGAATAGTAAAATGGTATGCTAGCAAGGATACAAAATTTCATCTCTACTGCTTCAATTCCTCAG atgTCCGGATTAATTCCTGTCAACCAGACCCAACTACACCTCCTTTATCAACGGCATCAAGTGATGTAACTGCATCTTCAGCCTCTGATTTGACTGAGAACATCACAGCAGTGTCTGCCGAGGCTGTGACTGAGGCAGGGCAATTCCTGAGAAAGAGATTCCGCGTGGTGTGCGTGACTGAAACGCTCTCACCCACAGAGGCGCCCACCACCACACCAGTGCCAGAGGAGCCCTTCTCCACTGACTCTCCCAAGCTCACTCCCCACCTGGCCTTTAAGAATGATGCTGTTGTTTTTGGAG GTATCCCCACTGCACTTCTTGTACTGGCAATCTTCTTCTTCATTATCTCTGTTGTTCTAGCAGTCTGTTATATCAAAAA gtaCAAGAAAACCTTACCATTTATAaacaagaagcagcaaaaagaaacagTTGTAACTACCACTCTCAAAGAGACAAAATCCAATGACCAAACACCTGAGAAGGAAACACAGAATAATGGAAATAAGGTAGAAGATGGTAAAACTAAGCCTGAGGCCACAGTAAAGTGTCTAGAAGCAGAAGTTTAA